Proteins from one Microbacterium sp. Root553 genomic window:
- a CDS encoding MarR family winged helix-turn-helix transcriptional regulator → MSERPASDRRLDDIEMQTWLPTIRFVQLLPQVLDRALKAETGLKHAHYAILVTLAGQDDRAIPMTELAQIAGLSRSRLSHAIDSLEELGWVTRTSCSTDKRTLTAALTDAGRELLRGAAPVHVAQIRELIFDPLTDAEREQLGAIAAKLLPGVTAAL, encoded by the coding sequence GTGAGCGAGCGCCCTGCGAGCGACCGACGGCTCGACGACATCGAGATGCAGACGTGGCTGCCGACCATCCGGTTCGTCCAGCTGCTGCCGCAGGTGCTCGATCGCGCGCTGAAGGCGGAGACCGGACTCAAGCACGCCCACTACGCGATCCTCGTGACGCTGGCAGGCCAGGACGACCGCGCGATCCCGATGACCGAGCTCGCGCAGATCGCCGGACTCAGCCGCTCGCGACTCAGCCATGCCATCGACTCGCTCGAAGAGCTCGGCTGGGTGACGCGCACCTCGTGCAGCACGGACAAGCGCACGCTGACCGCCGCTCTGACGGATGCCGGTCGCGAACTGCTCCGGGGCGCAGCCCCCGTGCACGTGGCGCAGATCCGTGAGCTGATCTTCGACCCGCTCACGGACGCAGAGCGGGAGCAGCTCGGCGCGATCGCGGCCAAGCTGCTCCCGGGTGTGACTGCGGCGCTCTGA
- a CDS encoding AMP-binding protein: MSRSATAATTSVREMRDFLFANATDYAAARDGFSWPTPATFNFALEWFDVIAGERPERPAVQIVSADLTRRSWTYGELSARSDQVAAWLTGIGIRRGDHVIVMLGNTIELWEVMLAITKIGAVSIPTSTLLSASDLAYRVEHGRARAIVTTGGLAERIADIDAQVLRIGVGDGIPEGWTRFDDSTTAPTTFEPDAPTPADATALLYFTSGTTSRPKLVQHTHVSYPIGHLSTMWWLGVRPDDVHLNISSPGWAKHAWSSFYSPFLAEATVFVYNYDRFDANTLMQVMDTHHVSTFCAPPTVWRMLIQADLGRLTHPPRELVGAGEPLNPEVIDRVRDAWGGTIRDGFGQTEMTACVGNSPGQVVKVGSMGRPLPGYPVVLLDPATGELADAEGEIALDLAHPPTGLMAGYYDDPEKTAESRVGGYHHTGDIAQRDADGYLTYIGRADDVFKASDYKISPFELESVLLEHDLVIEAAVIPSPDPTRLAVPKAYVCLRADAVGDDADAARSIFAYAHDRLSAHLRVRIIEFVPELPKTISGKIRRVELRARESERVAAGDEAAQHRDRDYR; the protein is encoded by the coding sequence ATGAGCCGCAGCGCCACCGCAGCCACGACATCGGTCCGAGAGATGCGCGACTTCCTCTTCGCGAACGCGACCGACTACGCCGCGGCCCGCGACGGATTCTCGTGGCCGACACCCGCGACGTTCAACTTCGCACTGGAGTGGTTCGACGTCATCGCCGGCGAGAGGCCCGAGCGCCCGGCCGTGCAGATCGTCTCGGCCGACCTCACCCGCAGGTCGTGGACGTACGGCGAGCTGTCGGCGCGTTCCGACCAGGTCGCCGCGTGGCTCACCGGCATCGGCATCCGCCGGGGCGACCACGTCATCGTGATGCTCGGCAACACGATCGAGCTGTGGGAGGTGATGCTCGCGATCACCAAGATCGGGGCCGTGTCGATCCCCACCTCGACGCTGCTCTCGGCATCCGACCTCGCCTACCGCGTCGAGCACGGCCGCGCCCGCGCGATCGTGACGACGGGCGGACTCGCCGAGCGCATCGCCGACATCGACGCGCAGGTGCTGCGCATCGGGGTGGGCGACGGCATCCCCGAGGGGTGGACGCGCTTCGACGACTCGACCACCGCGCCGACGACGTTCGAGCCGGATGCACCGACCCCCGCCGACGCCACGGCCCTGCTCTACTTCACGAGCGGCACCACCAGCCGTCCGAAGCTCGTGCAGCACACGCACGTCTCGTACCCGATCGGGCACCTGTCGACGATGTGGTGGCTGGGCGTGCGTCCCGACGACGTGCACCTCAACATCTCGTCACCCGGGTGGGCCAAGCACGCCTGGTCGAGCTTCTACTCGCCGTTCCTCGCCGAGGCCACGGTGTTCGTGTACAACTACGACCGCTTCGACGCGAACACTCTCATGCAGGTCATGGACACCCACCACGTCTCGACGTTCTGCGCCCCGCCGACGGTCTGGCGCATGCTGATCCAGGCGGATCTCGGGCGCCTCACCCACCCGCCGCGCGAACTCGTCGGCGCCGGCGAACCGCTGAATCCCGAGGTCATCGACCGCGTGCGCGACGCCTGGGGCGGCACGATCCGCGACGGATTCGGGCAGACCGAGATGACGGCCTGCGTCGGCAACTCCCCCGGTCAGGTCGTGAAGGTCGGCTCGATGGGCCGCCCCCTTCCCGGTTACCCGGTCGTGCTGCTTGACCCCGCGACCGGCGAGCTCGCCGACGCCGAGGGCGAGATCGCGCTGGACCTCGCGCATCCGCCCACAGGGCTCATGGCCGGGTACTACGACGACCCCGAGAAGACGGCCGAGTCACGGGTGGGCGGCTACCACCACACCGGCGACATCGCCCAGCGCGATGCCGACGGGTACCTCACCTACATCGGTCGCGCCGACGACGTCTTCAAGGCATCGGACTACAAGATCTCGCCGTTCGAGCTCGAGTCGGTGCTGCTGGAGCACGACCTCGTGATCGAGGCCGCGGTGATCCCCAGCCCCGATCCCACGCGGCTGGCGGTGCCGAAGGCCTACGTCTGTCTGCGGGCGGATGCCGTGGGCGACGACGCCGACGCCGCGCGGTCGATCTTCGCGTACGCCCATGACCGGCTCTCGGCGCACCTCCGGGTGCGCATCATCGAGTTCGTGCCCGAGCTGCCCAAGACGATCTCGGGCAAGATCCGCCGTGTCGAGCTGAGGGCGCGCGAGAGCGAGCGCGTCGCCGCGGGAGACGAGGCGGCGCAGCATCGCGACCGCGACTACCGCTGA
- a CDS encoding ClpP family protease, with amino-acid sequence MSEENPLPHFGPEARRGLFHERVLVLDGALDDDNGTLLMTQLLTLSAEDPTTDIALWIHSPGGSVPSMLAIRDLMTMVPNDVSTLALGLACSAGQFLLSAGARGKRRALPHARILMHQGSAGIGGSAGEIETQADDLRHMRDTVLGLIADDTGQTRERIFEDSLHDRWYTAAQAKDYGFIDEIAASLGDLMPRRRARVGLGASA; translated from the coding sequence ATGAGCGAAGAAAACCCCCTCCCGCACTTCGGGCCCGAGGCTCGCCGAGGGCTGTTCCACGAACGCGTCCTGGTGCTCGACGGCGCCCTCGACGACGACAACGGCACGCTGCTGATGACGCAGCTGCTGACCCTCTCGGCCGAAGATCCGACCACCGACATCGCGCTCTGGATACACTCGCCGGGCGGTTCCGTTCCGTCGATGCTCGCGATCCGCGACCTGATGACGATGGTGCCGAACGACGTGTCGACCCTCGCCCTCGGGCTCGCCTGCAGTGCCGGACAGTTCCTGCTGTCGGCCGGCGCGAGGGGCAAGCGCCGCGCGCTGCCGCATGCGCGCATCCTCATGCATCAGGGGTCGGCGGGCATCGGCGGCTCGGCGGGCGAGATCGAGACGCAGGCCGACGACCTGCGGCACATGCGCGACACGGTGCTCGGGCTGATCGCCGACGACACGGGGCAGACCCGAGAGCGGATCTTCGAGGACTCGCTGCACGACCGCTGGTACACGGCGGCCCAGGCGAAGGACTACGGCTTCATCGACGAGATCGCCGCGTCCCTCGGGGATCTCATGCCGCGTCGCCGTGCCAGGGTCGGACTGGGGGCGAGCGCATGA
- a CDS encoding Lrp/AsnC family transcriptional regulator, with translation MAKAQLDEVDLEILAVLTRDAEVTNKALARGLGLAESTCAHRVRSLRERGIIRDTRIRVDEAALGSPLQAIIKVRLANHTGPKVTALFDALAGIPRVLQVFHVAGVDDFLVHVAVQDATALRDIVLEHITVHPVVRGTETQLVFELRDGAGLLAR, from the coding sequence TTGGCGAAAGCGCAACTCGACGAGGTCGATCTCGAGATCCTCGCCGTGCTCACCCGAGACGCCGAGGTCACCAACAAGGCGCTCGCCCGCGGCCTGGGTCTCGCCGAATCGACCTGCGCTCACCGGGTGCGCTCTCTGCGCGAACGAGGGATCATCCGCGACACCCGCATCAGGGTCGACGAGGCCGCCCTCGGATCTCCGCTGCAGGCGATCATCAAAGTGCGGCTGGCGAACCACACCGGCCCGAAGGTCACCGCACTGTTCGACGCGCTCGCCGGCATCCCCCGGGTGCTGCAGGTGTTCCACGTCGCGGGCGTCGACGACTTCCTGGTGCACGTCGCGGTGCAGGATGCCACGGCGCTGCGCGACATCGTGCTCGAACACATCACGGTGCACCCCGTGGTGCGCGGTACCGAGACCCAACTGGTGTTCGAGCTGCGCGACGGCGCGGGTCTGCTCGCGCGCTGA
- a CDS encoding trans-sulfuration enzyme family protein yields the protein MTAPLHPDTLAVHSGRADLDGLGVHALPIDLSTTNPLPDIERGGDSYEAMATGGRPPADGSLVYARLWNPTVARFEDALAELEHAEASVAFASGMAAMTAVILAHGPAAGKHHVVAVRPLYGGTDHLLGSGLLGVETTYCEAADVAAAIRQDTGLVVLETPANPTLDLADIAAVVARAGDVPVVVDNTFATPVLQNPIDHGAAMSLHSATKYLGGHGDVIAGVVACSETTAEALRRVRAVTGGLLHPLGAYLLHRGLTTLPVRMRAQQENARRIVQWLGDRPEVAEVFYPGLDGDPAGILERQMRGTGAMIAMRMRGGFAAASAVTSSTTLFTHAVSLGGVDSLIQHPAALTHRPVPEEARPDADVLRLSIGLENVDDLIADLAQTFAELPAARTLVGVGVD from the coding sequence ATGACTGCACCGTTGCATCCAGACACCCTCGCCGTGCACAGCGGGCGCGCCGACCTCGACGGACTCGGCGTGCACGCCCTGCCGATCGACCTCTCGACGACCAATCCGCTTCCCGACATCGAACGGGGCGGCGATTCGTACGAGGCGATGGCGACGGGGGGCCGTCCACCTGCCGACGGCAGCCTCGTCTATGCGCGCCTCTGGAATCCGACCGTCGCCCGGTTCGAAGACGCGCTCGCCGAACTGGAGCACGCCGAGGCGTCGGTCGCGTTCGCGTCGGGGATGGCGGCGATGACCGCCGTGATCCTCGCCCACGGTCCGGCGGCGGGTAAGCACCACGTGGTGGCGGTGCGTCCGCTCTACGGGGGCACCGATCACCTGCTCGGGTCGGGGCTCCTCGGCGTCGAGACGACCTACTGCGAGGCGGCCGACGTCGCCGCGGCGATCCGCCAGGACACGGGTCTGGTGGTGCTCGAGACTCCGGCGAACCCGACCCTCGACCTCGCCGATATCGCCGCCGTCGTCGCTCGCGCGGGAGACGTGCCGGTCGTCGTCGACAACACCTTCGCGACGCCGGTGCTGCAGAACCCGATCGATCACGGCGCGGCCATGTCGCTGCACAGCGCGACCAAGTATCTGGGCGGCCACGGCGACGTGATCGCCGGCGTCGTGGCCTGCAGCGAGACGACGGCCGAGGCCCTGCGCCGGGTGCGGGCGGTGACGGGCGGCCTGCTGCATCCGCTGGGCGCCTACCTGCTGCACCGCGGACTCACCACTCTGCCGGTGCGGATGCGCGCGCAGCAGGAGAACGCGCGACGCATCGTGCAGTGGTTGGGGGATCGGCCCGAGGTCGCCGAGGTCTTCTACCCGGGGCTCGACGGCGACCCCGCCGGCATCCTCGAGAGACAGATGCGGGGCACCGGGGCGATGATCGCGATGCGGATGCGGGGTGGCTTCGCCGCGGCATCCGCAGTGACCTCGTCGACCACCCTGTTCACGCACGCCGTGTCGCTGGGCGGCGTCGACTCTCTGATCCAGCATCCCGCCGCCCTCACGCACCGACCGGTCCCGGAGGAGGCGCGACCCGACGCCGACGTCCTGCGTCTGTCGATCGGTCTGGAGAACGTCGACGATCTGATCGCCGACCTCGCGCAGACGTTCGCGGAACTGCCCGCGGCGCGCACACTCGTCGGCGTCGGCGTCGACTGA
- a CDS encoding GTP cyclohydrolase II: MIETSTVVPVATERTRVRVPMRFADGFSTAADVVTFDGLVDDREHLLLGLGDWKGALDRAADGGDAPLVRPHSECLTGDVFGSERCDCGPQLREAVERIAEEGGFLLYLRQEGRGIGLYAKLDAYALQDAGLDTYEANVALGRGEDERDYTVAAQMLHAVGADRIRLLSNNPDKAAQLESLGIRVTEHVRTGVHLSDANHRYLEAKRDHTAHTLDLSAA, translated from the coding sequence ATGATTGAAACTTCAACCGTCGTTCCGGTCGCCACGGAGCGCACCCGGGTGCGCGTGCCGATGCGCTTCGCCGACGGATTCTCCACCGCCGCAGACGTCGTGACGTTCGACGGGCTGGTCGACGACCGCGAGCACCTGCTCCTGGGCCTCGGCGATTGGAAGGGCGCGCTCGATCGCGCGGCGGACGGCGGAGATGCACCGCTCGTGCGCCCGCACAGCGAATGCCTGACCGGTGATGTCTTCGGATCCGAGCGCTGCGACTGCGGTCCGCAGCTGCGAGAGGCCGTCGAGCGCATCGCCGAGGAGGGCGGATTCCTGCTCTACCTGCGCCAGGAGGGCCGAGGCATCGGCCTGTACGCCAAGCTCGACGCCTACGCGCTGCAGGACGCAGGGCTCGACACCTACGAGGCGAACGTGGCCCTCGGCCGCGGTGAGGACGAGCGCGACTACACGGTCGCTGCGCAGATGCTGCACGCGGTGGGCGCCGACCGCATTCGCCTGCTGAGCAACAACCCCGACAAGGCGGCGCAGCTGGAATCCCTCGGCATCCGTGTGACCGAGCACGTGCGCACCGGTGTGCACCTGTCGGACGCGAACCACCGCTACCTCGAGGCCAAGCGCGACCACACCGCGCACACGCTCGATCTCTCCGCCGCGTGA
- a CDS encoding helix-turn-helix domain-containing protein, producing the protein MADLVPFSRAPRPARPRPSEPEPLWRRMVGEQLRRRRHDRDETLIETAENAGVSPQYLSEVERGLKEPSSEMIAAIAGALDTSLIELTSAVADELRQTTATPASAAVSASRGALALAA; encoded by the coding sequence ATGGCCGACCTCGTCCCGTTCTCCCGCGCACCTCGTCCTGCCCGCCCTCGCCCCAGCGAGCCCGAACCCCTGTGGCGCCGGATGGTCGGCGAGCAGCTGCGGCGGCGACGACATGACCGAGACGAGACCCTGATCGAGACGGCCGAGAACGCCGGTGTCTCGCCCCAGTACCTCTCGGAGGTCGAAAGAGGACTCAAGGAGCCCTCGAGCGAGATGATCGCCGCGATCGCGGGTGCGCTCGACACGTCACTGATCGAGCTGACGAGCGCCGTCGCCGACGAGCTGCGCCAGACGACGGCGACTCCGGCATCCGCCGCGGTCTCGGCCTCTCGCGGGGCTCTCGCCCTCGCCGCCTGA
- a CDS encoding acyl-CoA thioesterase gives MATNKAPEWQWSEDGINFRTRKWVKPEDLNANGSLFGGSLLKWIDEEAAIYAIVQLGNYRAVTKHISEINFEASAVQGDLIEIGLQATHFGTTSLIMRAVARNMITRKRILTIEKIVFVSLDDDGLPTPHGYSEITYNRDRMPTERLATGTIRLP, from the coding sequence ATGGCGACGAACAAGGCTCCCGAGTGGCAGTGGTCCGAGGACGGCATCAACTTCCGCACCCGCAAATGGGTCAAGCCGGAGGACCTGAACGCGAACGGCTCGCTGTTCGGGGGGAGCCTGCTGAAGTGGATCGACGAGGAGGCGGCGATCTACGCGATCGTGCAGCTCGGCAACTACCGGGCGGTGACCAAGCACATCTCGGAGATCAACTTCGAGGCGTCGGCTGTGCAGGGCGACCTGATCGAGATCGGCCTGCAGGCGACGCACTTCGGCACCACGTCGCTGATCATGCGGGCCGTCGCCCGCAACATGATCACCCGCAAGCGCATCCTCACGATCGAGAAGATCGTGTTCGTGAGCCTGGACGACGACGGCCTGCCCACCCCGCACGGCTACAGCGAGATCACGTACAACCGCGACCGGATGCCGACCGAGCGCCTGGCCACGGGGACCATCCGCCTGCCGTAG
- a CDS encoding helix-turn-helix transcriptional regulator, with amino-acid sequence MDTRTEVREFLSSRRDRITPDQAGLPAYGGNRRVPGLRREEVSLLAGVSVDYYTRLERGDLSGVSDTVLDALARALQLDEAETAHLFDLARTANVSPVARTPRKKAATLRPSILRLLDAMTEAPAIVRNNYFDYLAANALGRALYAPLFTTPVPNSARFAFLDPAAQKFYPEWERNTQELVAAMRGEAGRNPFDRTLTDLVGELSTRSERFRTLWAAHNVRFHRSGVKRINHPVVGEMELTYEAFELPADPGLQMSTYTAEPGSASEEKLRMLASWAATDAAASSETASAERTDA; translated from the coding sequence ATGGACACCCGTACCGAGGTCCGCGAATTCCTCTCGTCGAGGCGCGACCGCATCACCCCCGATCAGGCGGGCCTGCCCGCATACGGCGGCAATCGTCGCGTACCGGGGCTCCGCCGCGAAGAGGTGTCGCTGCTCGCCGGCGTCAGCGTCGACTACTACACCCGCCTCGAGCGCGGCGATCTGTCCGGTGTCTCCGACACCGTGCTCGACGCGCTCGCCCGCGCCCTGCAGCTCGACGAGGCCGAGACGGCGCACCTGTTCGACCTCGCCCGCACGGCCAACGTCTCACCGGTCGCCCGCACGCCGCGCAAGAAAGCCGCGACGCTGCGGCCCAGCATCCTGCGCCTGCTCGACGCGATGACGGAAGCGCCCGCGATCGTGCGCAACAACTACTTCGACTACCTCGCGGCGAACGCGCTGGGCCGCGCGCTCTACGCCCCGCTCTTCACGACCCCGGTTCCCAACAGCGCCCGCTTCGCCTTCCTCGACCCGGCGGCGCAGAAGTTCTACCCCGAGTGGGAGCGCAACACCCAGGAGCTCGTGGCCGCGATGCGCGGCGAAGCCGGACGCAACCCGTTCGACCGCACGCTCACCGATCTCGTGGGCGAGCTGTCGACCCGCAGCGAGCGGTTCCGCACCCTGTGGGCCGCGCACAACGTGCGCTTCCATCGCAGCGGCGTCAAGAGGATCAACCACCCCGTCGTCGGCGAGATGGAACTCACCTACGAGGCCTTCGAGCTGCCGGCCGATCCCGGCCTGCAGATGTCGACCTACACGGCGGAGCCGGGCTCAGCATCCGAGGAGAAGCTGCGGATGCTCGCCAGCTGGGCGGCGACGGATGCCGCGGCATCTTCTGAGACCGCGTCGGCGGAGCGCACCGACGCGTGA
- a CDS encoding ClpP family protease, whose protein sequence is MSGYTIPNVIAQHPRGDRVMDVYSHLLAERVIYLGTGIDAGVANALIAQLLHLDADNQDSGIQFYINSEGGDPGAALAIYDTMQHIRPAVATTCVGQAIGPAALLVAAGAPGQRAALAHARIVLHQPAGQSRGAIPDLILAADEVVRVRSDMEAVLARHSGRSLNELRADTDRDRVFTASAALDYGLIDTVLGERAV, encoded by the coding sequence ATGAGCGGCTACACGATCCCGAACGTCATCGCGCAGCATCCGCGGGGCGATCGGGTCATGGACGTCTACTCGCACCTGCTCGCGGAGCGGGTCATCTATCTCGGCACGGGGATCGATGCGGGCGTGGCGAACGCCCTCATCGCGCAGCTGCTGCATCTGGATGCCGACAATCAGGATTCCGGCATCCAGTTCTACATCAACAGCGAAGGAGGCGACCCGGGGGCGGCGCTCGCGATCTACGACACGATGCAGCACATCCGCCCCGCCGTCGCGACGACCTGCGTCGGGCAGGCGATCGGACCCGCCGCGCTGCTCGTCGCCGCCGGAGCACCGGGGCAGCGCGCCGCACTCGCCCATGCCCGGATCGTGCTGCATCAGCCGGCCGGACAGTCGCGCGGGGCGATTCCCGACCTGATCCTCGCCGCCGACGAGGTCGTGCGGGTGCGCTCGGACATGGAGGCGGTCCTCGCCAGGCACAGCGGACGGTCGCTGAACGAGCTGCGCGCCGACACCGATCGGGACCGCGTCTTCACGGCATCCGCCGCCCTCGACTACGGGCTGATCGACACCGTGCTGGGGGAGCGGGCCGTCTGA
- a CDS encoding aldo/keto reductase, giving the protein MNITLNNGIEMPALGFGVFQAAPDETVDAVSTALETGYRLIDTAAAYGNEREVGEAIRRTGIARDEIFIETKVWISDFGYDETLHAFEKSTGKLGVDRLDLLILHQALPTRFDLTLGAYKALETLLADGRVRAIGVSNFMVEHLEKLAAETSVVPSINQIEVHPYFQQREVQQADAAAGIVTQAWSPIGGITAYRPNGASVFDDETLTAIAAEHGKSPAQVMLRWHLQQGRSALPKSVRPARIAENFDVFDFELTAAQLGAIDALDTGVRRGPEPEDVTLETFGREIPEA; this is encoded by the coding sequence ATGAACATCACGCTCAACAACGGCATCGAGATGCCCGCCCTCGGCTTCGGAGTCTTCCAGGCCGCACCGGACGAGACCGTCGATGCCGTCAGCACCGCACTCGAGACCGGCTACCGACTGATCGACACCGCCGCCGCGTACGGCAACGAGCGCGAGGTGGGCGAGGCGATCCGTCGCACCGGCATCGCGCGCGACGAGATCTTCATCGAGACCAAGGTCTGGATCAGCGACTTCGGCTACGACGAGACACTGCACGCGTTCGAGAAGTCGACCGGCAAGCTGGGCGTCGACCGGCTCGACCTGCTGATCCTGCACCAGGCTCTTCCCACCCGATTCGACCTCACGCTCGGCGCCTACAAGGCGCTCGAGACCCTGCTCGCCGACGGTCGGGTGCGCGCCATCGGCGTCAGCAATTTCATGGTGGAGCACCTCGAGAAGCTGGCAGCCGAGACGAGCGTCGTCCCCTCGATCAACCAGATCGAGGTGCACCCCTACTTCCAGCAGCGCGAGGTGCAGCAGGCGGATGCCGCCGCCGGCATCGTCACGCAGGCCTGGTCGCCCATCGGCGGCATCACGGCCTACCGCCCCAACGGCGCATCCGTGTTCGATGACGAGACCCTCACGGCCATCGCCGCCGAGCACGGCAAGTCTCCCGCACAGGTGATGCTGCGCTGGCACCTGCAGCAGGGCCGCTCGGCGCTGCCGAAGTCGGTGCGCCCCGCCCGCATCGCCGAGAACTTCGACGTGTTCGACTTCGAGCTCACCGCCGCCCAGCTCGGCGCGATCGACGCCCTCGACACGGGGGTGCGCCGCGGCCCCGAGCCCGAGGACGTCACGCTCGAGACCTTCGGCCGGGAGATCCCCGAGGCCTGA
- a CDS encoding MATE family efflux transporter, producing MATSLTTGRPWRVILSFSIPLLLGNVVQQMYQFADAVVVGRHLGVQSLAAVGATGSLLFLLIGFAWGLTSGFAIPIAQAFGAGDGAAVRRSVATGVILTGATSVVLTVVAPLIAAPLLDLLQTPSELMPEATTFTQISFIGASATMFFNYLSAIIRAIGDSRTPLIFLTVSCVLNVALVVLMVGPLAWGVGGAALATVIAQAVSVVLCLEFVRRRLPMLHLRRADWRVSHDDVREHLRLGLPMGFQASIIAIGTLAVQVALNTLGSDAVAAYTTASRVDGLAVAFLSSLGLASSMYAAQNLGGRRPDRIRRGVIEGTWMAVITGALLGALIIAFGTAMVRLFVGEGSDEVVRLAHLMLVINGCGYWALGVLFVLRGALQGLGHTLIPTVTGVIELVMRVGAAVVLGALIAFEGVALSNPLAWLGAITLLVPAYVRAHRSLARMPVDPVESTETSAIAIVGPTDGSMVVDAVLTQPVRVVRGSRFAWLTRR from the coding sequence ATGGCCACCTCTCTCACCACGGGTCGTCCGTGGCGTGTCATCCTCTCGTTCTCGATCCCCCTCCTGCTCGGCAACGTCGTGCAGCAGATGTACCAGTTCGCCGACGCCGTCGTCGTCGGCAGGCACCTCGGCGTGCAGTCGCTCGCCGCCGTCGGTGCGACGGGCAGTCTGCTGTTCCTGCTGATCGGATTCGCCTGGGGTCTCACCAGCGGCTTCGCGATCCCCATCGCCCAGGCGTTCGGCGCGGGCGACGGGGCCGCGGTGCGTCGATCCGTCGCGACCGGCGTGATCCTCACGGGTGCGACGAGTGTCGTCCTCACCGTCGTCGCGCCGTTGATCGCGGCGCCCCTTCTCGACCTGCTCCAGACGCCGTCCGAGCTCATGCCCGAGGCCACGACCTTCACGCAGATCAGCTTCATCGGCGCGAGCGCGACGATGTTCTTCAACTACCTCTCCGCGATCATCCGCGCGATCGGCGACTCCCGCACCCCGCTGATCTTCCTCACCGTCTCGTGCGTCCTCAACGTCGCACTGGTCGTGCTGATGGTGGGCCCGCTCGCCTGGGGCGTCGGCGGCGCGGCGCTCGCCACGGTCATCGCGCAGGCGGTCTCGGTGGTGCTCTGCCTCGAGTTCGTCCGCCGCCGTCTGCCCATGCTGCACCTGCGTCGTGCGGACTGGCGCGTCTCCCACGACGACGTCCGCGAGCACCTGCGGCTCGGTCTGCCGATGGGATTCCAGGCGTCGATCATCGCGATCGGCACTCTCGCCGTGCAGGTCGCGTTGAACACTCTCGGCTCCGACGCGGTCGCCGCGTACACCACGGCCTCCCGCGTCGACGGCCTGGCGGTGGCGTTCCTGTCGTCGCTGGGACTCGCGTCCTCGATGTACGCGGCGCAGAACCTGGGCGGTCGGCGGCCCGACCGCATCCGCCGAGGAGTCATCGAGGGCACCTGGATGGCGGTGATCACCGGCGCCCTGCTCGGCGCGCTCATCATCGCGTTCGGCACCGCCATGGTGCGGCTTTTCGTGGGGGAGGGGTCCGACGAGGTCGTGCGGCTCGCGCACCTCATGCTCGTCATCAACGGATGCGGCTACTGGGCGCTCGGGGTGCTGTTCGTGCTCCGCGGCGCGCTGCAGGGGCTCGGCCACACGCTGATCCCCACGGTCACCGGGGTGATCGAGCTCGTGATGCGGGTGGGCGCGGCCGTCGTGCTGGGCGCACTGATCGCCTTCGAGGGCGTGGCGCTCAGCAACCCGCTGGCCTGGCTCGGCGCGATCACGCTGCTGGTTCCCGCGTACGTGCGCGCGCACCGGTCGCTCGCGCGCATGCCGGTGGATCCCGTCGAGTCGACCGAGACGTCCGCCATCGCGATCGTCGGCCCTACGGACGGGTCCATGGTCGTCGACGCGGTCCTCACCCAGCCCGTGCGGGTGGTGCGCGGCTCGCGGTTCGCCTGGTTGACGCGCCGCTGA